In Mytilus edulis chromosome 6, xbMytEdul2.2, whole genome shotgun sequence, the following proteins share a genomic window:
- the LOC139526929 gene encoding putative macrophage stimulating 1-like protein, translated as MEDHENYCRNPDNEEYGPWCYTTNPDVRWEFCDIPYCEGADNPGKAHWKRGWQRYKGSCYSIQYIERNLDDAQDYCKYNLNAYLAEIHTAGENNFLMSILPKPTLDDKGIEVWLGANDLRMDRQFIWNKSGTEFDFTD; from the exons ATGGAGGACCATGAAAATTACTGCCGTAATCCAGACAATGAGGAATATGGTCCTTGGTGTTATACAACTAACCCAGATGTTAGATGGGAATTTTGTGATATACCTTATTGTG AAGGAGCAGACAATCCAG GAAAGGCACATTGGAAACGTGGCTGGCAAAGATATAAAGGTTCGTGTTATTCAATCCAGTACATAGAACGAAATTTGGATGACGCTCAG GACTACTGTAAATACAACCTAAATGCGTATTTGGCTGAAATTCATACAGCTGGAGAAAACAACTTCCTGATGAGTATCCTACCAAAGCCGACCTTAGATGACA AAGGTATAGAGGTTTGGCTTGGCGCAAATGATTTACGAATGGATAGACAATTTATCTGGAACAAAAGTGGCACCGAGTTTGATTTCACTGATTGA